The following nucleotide sequence is from Agromyces sp. SYSU T00194.
ATGCCTCGGTGCCGCCGCGCGTGCGGCAGGCGCTCGACGTCGAGAGCGGCCTGAACGACGGGCTCGCGGTGCCGTTCTTCCTCGTCGCGCTGTCGATCGCGAACGCCGAGATCGACTCGGGCGTCGCGGGCGCGATCGTCGGCAGCATGGGAGCGCAGATCGGCTGGGGCCTCGCCGCGGGCCTCGCGGCCGGGCTGGGCGGTGGCGCGCTGTTCCGCATCGCCGACGATCGCGGATGGATCACGAAGGACTGGCGACAGGTGCTGCCGCTGGCATCCGCCCTGCTCGCCTTCGCGGTCGCCGACGTGCTCGGCGGCAGCGGCTTCATCGCCGCGTTCGTCGGCGGGATCGTCTTCGGGCGCATCGCGGGACCCGCGCGCTCGGTCGTCAGCCTGTTCACCGAGGAGGCCGGCGAGCTCGCCGCCGCGGTCACCTGGATCGCCTTCGGTGCGCTGGCGCTCACCGCCGCGCTGCCGTTCGTGACCTGGCAGGTGATGCTCTACGCGGTGCTGAGCCTCACCATCGTGCGGATGCTCCCGGTCGCCATCGCGCTCGCGGGACGGCGGATCCGGCGCCCGACCGTCTGGTTCATCGGCTGGTTCGGGCCGCGCGGCCTCGCGTCGCTGGTGTTCGTGCTGATCGCCGTCGAGGAGGGGGTGCCCGACCAGGAGGTCGTGCTCACGACCGTGCTCGTCACGGTCGCGCTGAGCATCCTGCTGCACGGGC
It contains:
- a CDS encoding cation:proton antiporter, translating into MIAVIVVLVAIIAWSALSKVLDRRGVTPALFLAAVGLAVGLFGPGVSDIRLEVAVAERVAEIALVLLLFSDATRLDLHALRHQLNWPSRLLLIGLPLTMLAGVGVGVLVFPGMALASVVLLAVMLAPTDAALGQKVVTDASVPPRVRQALDVESGLNDGLAVPFFLVALSIANAEIDSGVAGAIVGSMGAQIGWGLAAGLAAGLGGGALFRIADDRGWITKDWRQVLPLASALLAFAVADVLGGSGFIAAFVGGIVFGRIAGPARSVVSLFTEEAGELAAAVTWIAFGALALTAALPFVTWQVMLYAVLSLTIVRMLPVAIALAGRRIRRPTVWFIGWFGPRGLASLVFVLIAVEEGVPDQEVVLTTVLVTVALSILLHGLSSVPLVARYQSWWEAHRAGDPNAGESVDTAMPRARRELPPQE